TTTCCCACTTcacgattttccaatttcaacttGTTAAAAACTGACAAGATCACAGAAAAAGCCACACTTCCATGATAAAACcacagaaaattaaagaaattggGCTGAATGTCACAGATTTGGTGATTCTGGCACATGatcatttctcaaaacttcaattcAAAGATAATATTGTTTGTGACCAAACCTTCATTTCTTATTTGACTTTCAGgctatatatttaattttatttcttaattgtcttcaaattttttgagatttcccCACTTTATGTAGTGAAAACAAAGATAAACTTCTTATTTTCtcaatgtttcaataaatttaaccTTTTGCAGCAAGGTATTCTTTTTAACTgagaaaactatttcaaaaattcatttcatcttctttccttttttttctcaagaaaaattcataaaagaaatgcattttttccgcaaaaataattcaatattCAGAAGTGCGCCAGCACGCGAAAGGCGCATCGGTGAAACGCGCAAGCAATCTCCCTCCCCCTTCGTTTCCACCCGAGGAGACCGTGCCACTAggaagatcaaaaataaatgttatgaAATACATACTACAATGTATCTaagaaacattcaaaattattgatgaaacattttcacagagaaatattttttgaatagaaaagtTGTCCAATTTCAAGACACAATCACTTCTATTATTTATAGGAACACTTTACTTCGCCTCTTCTGTAAACTGTTGCTAGTtttgaatatctgaaattttcagtttaaatcTTGAATTCTGCAGTTTCTGCgacaaatctttaaaaaaactaatgaaTTAATTCCGTGGTACAGTGCATCCAGCTAATATTAAAACAAGTATTTCTTCAACTTCTGTAGTCCTActtaaataatttccaaaactctGTAAAATACTATATGTAAATTCATGAGAGTCAAATGCTACAAATATTtgtattaatttcaaattttaaataaataaataatgcaTTTTCCAATAACCCGCTTTTGAATAGGTCTTTTGTCACAGCCAGAGAcagttagaaaaatgaaatattgctTATCATAAAGTACAATAAAATTTGGACTAGTCGTATATGGCACTCGTTTGAATAAAACATCTGTGCaaccatttttcaacattcatAGTAAATTTTTAAGGTTTGACACTTCATGCTAAATGCACAAAGATTCATGAAGGTGGtcgaatcaatttttgaatattgaattttgttaatttgttGACTGTCATTTTTTCCTTGATTgtttacgatttttttatgaattgaaaaataattgataaaacccaaaaagccaaaaaaaacagtcatcgaaaagataaaaacattaacataaaaacatttttcgcggcgggacccaGTGTGCGCCTTTTGCCAAAGATCtcagaaatttgcaaaatcacTAACATACTCGAAACTTCTCTaaacattttggcaatttaccaaaactggccgaatattgtgaaaaatctgaaaagttctGAACTGCCTAACTATTTATGATAAGGTCATGTCAaactttaacaattttttaaaacaccgTCTTCAATGTCGATACTCTAACTTTTGCTACAATGACCGatcaaaatatcaacaaaatcTATTTGCAGGTACTATGAATGAACATTCTTCGTCATCCTCTTTCTCACTGCTTCGTCAATCTTTACTATCAgtggatttgaaaaatgcgtAAGCTCATTTTTAAGCAGGAACTATgataaattaaagttttgtagCGTGGAACTTTCTCTGAGCTCCAAACATTTTCACGATCATATAAAAGAGCTATTCAAAGATCGTGTTTCTTTGTCCGTTCATATGGATGAAATGGATAAATTCATAAGATTGCCCCGAAAGGATCAAGAAGATGTTAGAGAGGATATTTATACTGTTGAAAATGGATTTAGAAGATCCGAGTTTTGAAGAAAGAAATCCTGAGACGTTGATCAAACTGACCATCGGAGATGTTGCTGTATCTACCTTTGGAATTACGAGCACCTATTGGGAAAATGAAATGGAAGGAGTTTCGAAGATGACAGATTATCTTTTGTAATTGTTTGGAGGCCCAATTGAAGAAATGTCAATTACAGAGATAAATTTTGATGATGAGTATGCTACTTTTGTCAACTGGATCGAAGCGAAAAAGCCACCAATGATATTTATCGTGTTCAATTGAAACTTCCAACAattatttgtttgattttgacAGACAAAACGAAGATGGATACTACGTTTCGTACACAAAAGTCTTGCTTGACAATTTGAATGTCTGCGGACAATCTGTCACATACAAACTTATGTAAAACGTCTGTAAACAGGCTGGTACAGTCTAGCAGAATACCAAATCTGGAAAAACACTTCAGCGTTTACGATTTCACCTTTTCAAACCTAATAAATAAATCctgtttattaattttcacacCTATTAACTTTGGATGTAAATGTCGCTCCATTGAACTTTTCGGGCATGGCCGCGCCAAAACGGTGACCCATACGCATTAGACATCTGTTGCCACGATTTCTCCTTTGTTCTAACTACCCTtctattatttgaaaaaagagagaataacGAAGAAGTTTGTTGTGTGTGGAAAATCTGTTCCTAATGTCAATATATAGAAATTTGccacaaaattttgtagctTTTAAGAATGAGTTCGAACAACTTTACAAGTTCTGTCagaacgaaaaatttgaaaattgtagttcttttttttaattaggaaAAGAAACTAACAGACTTGATGTGATACTTGAGTACACTTGTCAAACTTCATTCGTCTGAACTGATTAAATATAAGTCTCtacgtttttttcttcttgttttctGTGAACTTGTACAtaagtttcataaaataacaaaacatttttgcaggTACTATGAATAACCATTCTTCGTCATCCTCTTTCTCACTGCTTCGACAATCATTACTTTCAGTGGATTTGCAAAATGTGtatgtttattttgaagttttaaaagtgGGGTTGCATAAGCCGGAGATTGAAGAAAACCACTCATATAGTGGATATacttatcataattttggcaGTCGCccaagaaactttttttcggattttaaacaattatatCTGAAAGTTCTAGATTGTTTACTCtgagtttttacaaaaaaaacctacatttttcgtgaatttctcatttttccaaaactttaacTAAAAGtgttacaaaatttgaaacatgtaAGGCGTTTAGTTATGATGTTCGGTTATATTGGATTATTTAATGCAAATTCAGACAAATGTCTCAGTGACCAACCCTGTTTCTAAATGTATTACTATATTTAGTTAATTATAATTGCAGGGTGAAACTTTCCCTGAGCTCCAGCCATTTTTATGATCATGTGAAGGAACTATTCAAAGACCGTGTCACTTTATCCGTTTATACGGATGACATGAATAAATTCATAAGTTTATCCCGAAAAGATCGAGAAGATGATGAAATAGatatttatataaataaaatgGATTCGTTAAAAGAGGATTTAGAAGATCCGTATATAGATGAGATAACTCCTGAGACTCGATTTGATTTCACAATCGGAGATGTAACTGTACCTTCATTTGGAAGTGAGAATACTCTTGTTTATTGGGAAAATGATATAGAAGGTTTTTCGAAGATGACGGATTATTTTCTGGAATTGTTTAGAGGcccaattgcaaaaaatgtccATCTATGAGTTTGATTCTGAAGAAGAATATGCGACATTTGTCAATTGGATTGAAGCGAAGAAACCTTCAATAACAGATTGTTCAATTGAAACATTCAACGACGATTTAGAGGATTTTGATAGATTAGATGAAGATGGATTATACATTGAATATACAAGAGTTCTGTTGGATAACCTAAATGTCACTAAATCCATGGATTTAATGATTCCTACTCATTCGAGTTTCGAGTTCTCGCAAGATTTTCATCTCGACGCTGTGAGGCTCCGTTCTTGTTTTGGACGAAATAACCTATTCAACTTTCATTGTAAAGAAATTGAAGTTAGCGATTCGGAAATTTCATCGGAAAATGTAAATCAATATCTACGTGCATGGGCTGCTGGCTGCTATAATGAACTTGAAAAACTGGAAGTTCTTTTCTATGGAAATGAGAATAAATTTGATTGGAAACCATTGCTGCAAGGTTTAAACCGAAAACGTACTATTTATGAACACAATATAATTGACCCAGAGTAAGTGATTGTTTTGATTCTACAATTTATTACCATTCACATTTCAGAGTGACCGATGAAACCACggaagtgaaaattgaaactgaacATCCTGGAGAGTTTGATTACTACTATTACAAATGGGccaaaattcacagaaaagtTGATTCCGAAGGAAACTTTTACATGGGAATGATTGTGAATTAGGATAATTAATTCTGATTTTAatgttgtttgaaaaactgatatgaaattatttattcactGAAATCACccgttttaattttaacaattgAATAACTGAAATTAGAGATCTTTCTTCGCCTTTTTCACAAGCTTAATCGAGAATTtcgataataaaaatttcaaaatattaaatgaaGCCGTTGCAAGTATGAAATAAGTGAACACCACAGCAGCATGGATATCGAAAAGATTTCTggtgaaaaagttcaaactgCGGCCGTATGGATCCATTTTTGGGAAGGGgccaaatctgaaaatataaagatGTAACCGTATCCATTATTAAGACTAAAGAAATGAAATGTTCTTGTATTGCTTGAGCACTGGTTTAGAATAACCGAAAGCATTTTCTAATAGCTGccaaaatttagatttcagaaaaaactgaaaataatccaCTCACTTTGCCAAAAACTCTGTATGCTTCACCACCAAATCCTTTGGTTGATGTGGTTGATTCTCCAGTATATCCGCCAAATACTTGGCATTCCTCTTGTATTTCTCATTATAAAGAATTTGATGAACTGCTTCCTTGACAATTCCATAGTTTCCCAAATCATTTTTCCATACGAAAATAGCTCCATTGTGTCTTGTAAGCATATTTGCATTTCTGACTTGATCTCCAAATATTGGAACTGTGACTGCTGGTTTACCCCAGTGAGCCAATTCATTAGTACTTCCTAGTCCTCCATGAGTCAGGAAAGCGGTGAGACGATCGTCATTTAGTAAGGCTGTTTGAGGAacccattttgaaaaatgaacattatCAACTCCATCGGCGAATTTTGTGTCATTGGTTtcatatttccaaataaaagtGACATTTGGCTCTGATTTgattacttttaaaatattcattttccaatCAATTGGCATTGTAGATGATTTGACCATTGAACCGAAAGAAATTAGCATATTATTATTTCTTTGATCCAATATTACATCCCAATGGTCATCCAACTTCtgagatttaatttttcccatATTAACAGAAATTCCTCCGATTGCAACGGTCTTTTGGATTACTGGACGTGGAAAATCAAGGTATGGATTGGAATTTGTAAAGAATAATGAAGCAGATGGGAGAAGCACTCGCCAGTCGGGAAGATCCTTTCCAAGGTGTGCCCGGTATATTGCCGTTTCACGGTCAAACATTCTATCCATTGTTACCTTTGTGtcctagaaaattaaataggTAATACATGCAAACTTTGGGAAGCACCGTTACCCTTGAAAATCTATAATTCTTATAGCGCTCGTAGAAGCTCATCTGATCTCCAGATTGGGACGATAGAGCTGAAAATGCATCAATTGTAAATTACCAAGTAgattagaattttgaaatatgaaaaagaaattatgaaacttgaaaactgacgcttgctgattggtcggaaCTCTCTtcgcaaatttaaatttagcacttttaatataaaattgactttttaaataaacattttataatgTTTAAACAAAGGAATATCCTCTGACTTACATGGTACATAACTATGATCCTCTGGCTCCCCAATATCCGGTAAAATGAAATCATAAAGTGAGCATGACGAGGCAAGAATCGTCTTTTCGATTcccaatttcttgaaaaatccaaGACCACAAACTGATAATGGTTCAAGAATTGCAACATCAAAGTTCCGACTCTTCATCAACTCGAAAACTTCCGTGTTCCGTAAAAAATTGGCACATGACAATTCCATGATCTTATTGAACCAtgaaaacatctgaaattaaagaGTAATTGTGAATGATtgataagatttaaaaaagagaaaactagATTTATTTGATGAATTACCTCTTCAAAGTTAGGTTCATGTGTATCCAGAGTCCACATCATATCCATGTGATCGTCAACAATTAGTGTATCTCTTGACATTATTTCGTCTTGctgtaaaatataaaaaaattaatcaaacgAATACAGCACCGAATTTACCTCCACGAGGACCACATCTTTGGTAATTTTAACACCAAGTTGGTTTTTCCGAGTCTCATCAGCCACGGGGATAAGGAATGTCTGAAAAGTCCACAAGTTACAACTACTTCGGATTTCTGAACTTTATCTGTAAGATTTAAACAatagtttccagattttcaatcaaaatgttCGCTAGAAAAGTGATCGGATATCCTCGACTTATTTGAAccaaatatttagaaaactaGTATTCTAGAGTAAACCTTCTAATATGAAATATGcatgcaaataaaaaaataaaaaaaagaaagctaACCTCAGTTAATAATGTTCAAACTAACCACATTATGTCCAGCTTCAGTAAGTGTATCTGCCAAGTGAGCCATGAAATTCATATGACTTCCTCCAAATGCTGGAGAAAGTACGAGGACATTGATAGTCAATGTTTGATTGatcagaaaaaggaaaagcaaGTGCAATCGGATCATCTTATACCCAATGattactttttcagaaagtcgTTCTTCTTCATTTATACCTTCAAAATCAGTCCCCGCCCATTTAACAGACCCCTGAAAGTCatcgaaaaaaacaaataaaaagatCATAACACGATGATAGTTAAGGGATGATAAGATGATGAAgtcgttctgaaaattcgtaGTTTGCGTAGTGACTGACAGGGAGGTGTCACAATTATTTGTGTCCTGACTTTGAcagtcaaaaaatcaaaaaatcactgGAAGACGATTCATCCTGCCACAAATCTCTGAAGTTCCATATCGATAGGCTCCTATAGAATGTAATCTGAAATCCCGAAAAATAATGTGATTTCAGATTACATTATATAGGAGCATCAACGAGCTCAACGTTCAAGTTGTGACATGACCGAGTTCTTCTATTCCGATTTTCgagcaaatttttcagaaacttcgaTATTCCATGAAGCGgataatttgagaaaattcgtattatttttaactttgaacCAGAACTGTACAAGGTACAATAATGATCTCCTTGTATCGTCCATTTGAATGTCATCCAAAGCCGCCACAAAATTCACTACAAAACACGCTTAATAATCAAACCAGAAAACTTGTATAGATCATAAGAAAAGATGAGAATTACTCGACAGACAGTGATCGATCAAAAATAGTATTCTCCCCTTGCAAGAAAAGATGAGCGAATTAAGGCATTCATTTCATAAGAACCGAATCACAGAAACTACGACAGATTGTTCATGTGAAAATATTATGGAAAACGATAGTACGAACAATGATCAATTCACCTGAGAAATTCCATTGGAAGAACTTCAAAAGGAATCTAGTATTCAGAAGAAGTTTAGAACTTTGGTTTCATATATTATTgataaataaagaaaaaataagtgcACTTTACCTGAACCtagacagttttttttcaagtttacgTAACTTGTCTactttatgaaactttttgggaTTGAAAATCTAACAATAAGATGTTAGGATAAACAAAAGTGCAACATAGACTGTGTTAGAGATCAAGTTTCATTTTAGTGTGAAACTGTCTGTCTGGCATTTGAAGATGTTTgacgtctttttttttcttgcgcgcggttttttgaaagtagTATAGATTTTTATATGAACGAAAATGCTCCATATGAAAAACTTATATTATCCAGACGCAAAATTTTGCTCCGAAAATACGGTAGCCGGTCTCGgtacgacaaatttttgagaaatacaaatgagtgcgcgcctttaaagagtactgtagttttgaacttttaagaaaaagttgtcgtgttgagaccaggtactgtatttttggcgcaaaatttgaaaattcttcaatttacaattttgaaatcgaatgtttttaatacttttttttaatactagGTGTTTTCTCGTATCTAACACAACCAGAATGGTACTTTCTGCAACAACGATTTATGAAACAGTCAGACAAAATGGGACAGATGACATAAGATGATTATCATATAGGAGAGGGGAGGGGATaatataaactttgaaaaaaaaaccggcaaacttttgaaatggaaGCAAATAAATAATAACTAAACTCATGGTAAcacaacaaacaaaaaatcaacgaTAATAAAATAAAGGAAATGTTAATGTTCATAACGACAAGCTTCTTGTCCAACTGGACAACCATCTGGATGATGAAGTGACATCCAGCATGGTGCTTTTCTGATCGTTTCCGCCTTTTTTGGCTTCCAGGATTGACGTTTTTGAACAACTGGCTGACGGAAATCACGAAGACGAGCAGTGGCTTGGTATAcctgaaaaacaagaaataaacATAAATGTTCTGTACACCAAATATGCTTaagagtaaaataaaaatgtcaaaacatCGACTAATCTTCTTATCTATTGCCGTAGTGCTCACGTGAAAGATTTGATGTTGATTTCgaagaaaagtttgaagtCCTCCGTCCTGATCTTTCATTAGTTTTTTGTCTTCTTCTGTGAGAAGCGCAGCAAGCTGGGCCAAAGGAACTTCACCTCCACAACGCCatccactgaaaaaatgaaacaatattttcatttctagAGGCGGTTGAATTGAAACTAACTCTCTGACTGCATCAgaataattcaaaacaaaatcaaataatttcttGGCGATTCTTTCACGATCAGTCACAGGAATGTTCATACAATTCGTTGTTTTGATTTCCTTTGGTCTTGCAATAAACTTTTGTCCTTCAGTCATTGAATTGATGGTTTCGTCCACATTTGGGCATAGTCCTCCTTCTGGAACACGTCCGATAATgcaaagctgaaaatattgaaattgttcaggaggaaataggaaaaataaaacatactCTTTTCGTGCTCGGAATCGCCAATCTGTCAATTTTAACATCAAATCCAAGTCGTTCAGCAACTGAAACGGTCCACTCGAAGAATGACTCATACTGTGAAACTATTCTTTTTGGTCCTAAGTGGCTT
The nucleotide sequence above comes from Caenorhabditis elegans chromosome III. Encoded proteins:
- the C23G10.5 gene encoding F-box associated domain-containing protein (Partially confirmed by transcript evidence), which gives rise to MNKFISLSRKDREDDEIDIYINKMDSLKEDLEDPYIDEITPETRFDFTIGDVTVPSFGKAQLQKMSIYEFDSEEEYATFVNWIEAKKPSITDCSIETFNDDLEDFDRLDEDGLYIEYTRVLLDNLNVTKSMDLMIPTHSSFEFSQDFHLDAVRLRSCFGRNNLFNFHCKEIEVSDSEISSENVNQYLRAWAAGCYNELEKLEVLFYGNENKFDWKPLLQGLNRKRTIYEHNIIDPEVTDETTEVKIETEHPGEFDYYYYKWAKIHRKVDSEGNFYMGMIVN
- the ugt-66 gene encoding UDP-glucuronosyltransferase (Confirmed by transcript evidence), translated to MIRLHLLFLFLINQTLTINVLVLSPAFGGSHMNFMAHLADTLTEAGHNVTFLIPVADETRKNQLGVKITKDVVLVEQDEIMSRDTLIVDDHMDMMWTLDTHEPNFEEMFSWFNKIMELSCANFLRNTEVFELMKSRNFDVAILEPLSVCGLGFFKKLGIEKTILASSCSLYDFILPDIGEPEDHSYVPSLSSQSGDQMSFYERYKNYRFSRDTKVTMDRMFDRETAIYRAHLGKDLPDWRVLLPSASLFFTNSNPYLDFPRPVIQKTVAIGGISVNMGKIKSQKLDDHWDVILDQRNNNMLISFGSMVKSSTMPIDWKMNILKVIKSEPNVTFIWKYETNDTKFADGVDNVHFSKWVPQTALLNDDRLTAFLTHGGLGSTNELAHWGKPAVTVPIFGDQVRNANMLTRHNGAIFVWKNDLGNYGIVKEAVHQILYNEKYKRNAKYLADILENQPHQPKDLVVKHTEFLAKFGPFPKMDPYGRSLNFFTRNLFDIHAAVVFTYFILATASFNILKFLLSKFSIKLVKKAKKDL